In Lepus europaeus isolate LE1 chromosome 8, mLepTim1.pri, whole genome shotgun sequence, a single genomic region encodes these proteins:
- the LOC133765267 gene encoding small ubiquitin-related modifier 2-like produces the protein MHSRVPKKHRPGEPPFNSAQGLQPMKTKAVRAPSPSSTAAASFFCRSWCCLCAPSVRTWYLFCEAAAEETPALAVADKKPKEGVKTENNDHINLKVAGQDGSVVQFKIKRHTPLRKLMKAYCERQGLSMRQIRFRFDGQPINESDTPAQLEMEDEDTIDVFQQQTGGVY, from the exons ATGCATAGTAGAGTTCCCAAAAAGCACAGACCAGGAGAGCCCCCGTTCAACTCTGCACAGGGACTGCAGCCCATGAAAACCAAG GCTGTGCGCGCgccctctccttcctccaccGCCGCCGCCTCCTTCTTCTGCCGCTCCTGGTGCTGCTTGTGTGCTCCTTCGGTGCGGACCTGGTACCTCTTTTGTGAAGCGGCAGCTGAGGAGACTCCGGCGCTCGCCGTGGCCGACAAAAAGCCCAAGGAAGGAGTCAAGACTGAGAACAACGATCATATTAATTTGAAGGTGGCGGGGCAGGATGGTTCTGTGGTGCAGTTTAAGATTAAGAGGCATACACCACTTCGTAAACTAATGAAAGCCTATTGTGAACGACAGGGTTTGTCAATGAGGCAGATCAGATTCCGATTTGACGGGCAGCCAATCAATGAATCAGACACACCTGCACAGTTGGAAATGGAGGACGAAGATACGATTGATGTGTTCCAGCAGCAGACGGGCGGTGTCTACTGA